From Nicotiana tabacum cultivar K326 chromosome 22, ASM71507v2, whole genome shotgun sequence, one genomic window encodes:
- the LOC142175961 gene encoding uncharacterized protein LOC142175961 produces the protein MVCKNPGTYTSIKRDAQNRFAYMFFAPATSLAGWSYCRLVIAVDATFLKSKYRGVLFVVVSKDANNQIFPLYFGVAESENNEAYIWFFREMRKAIQVRHELVFLSDRNQSIVNGIRKVFPEAHHDFNQLMSQLKSIDKKTYNYIMEEPPERWARSWFSRRSYDMLTTNMAESMNSVLLKGREMPILRMLDFIQEKLGEWFYERRKKANETFHRVSIWAEEEMTKKMDLACKMFETWLKTYEGHVNTVGDQKSWDIPQNVQSEITKPPDVEILQGRRQKKRHIPVTESVPFKSIKCSRCKQVGHNRTTCLSSPAPHPYLKKHTEKYSNL, from the exons ATGGTGTGCAAAAATCCAGGAACGTACACAAGCATAAAAAGAGATGCGCAGAATAG ATTTGCTTACATGTTCTTTGCTCCTGCGACATCACTAGCTGGTTGGTCCTACTGTAGACTCGTTATTGCAGTAGATGCAACGTTTTTAAAGTCCAAATATCGTGGTGTTCTATTTGTTGTTGTATCAAAGGATGCAAACAATCAAATCTTTCCTCTATATTTTGGTGTAGCAGAATCAGAAAACAATGAGGCATACATTTGGTTCTTCAGGgaaatgagaaaagcaattcaagtccgTCATGAATTGGTTTTCTTGTCAGATAGAAACCAATCAATTGTAAATGGGATTAGAAAAGTTTTTCCTGAAGCTCACCATG ATTTTAATCAGTTAATGTCCCAACTCAAAAGTATTGACAAGAAAACATACAATTACATAATGGAAGAGCCTCCAGAGAGATGGGCTCGATCGTGGTTCTCACGACGAAGTTATGATATGCTAACAACAAACATGGCAGAATCAATGAATTCCGTTTTACTAAAAGGGAGAGAAATGCCTATTTTAAGAATGTTAGATTTCATCCAAGAAAAGTTAGGAGAGTGGTTTTACGAACGGAGAAAAAAGGCAAATGAAACTTTTCACAGAGTATCAATATGGGCAGAAGAAGAGATGACTAAGAAGATGGACTTGGCTTGTAAAATGTtt GAAACATGGTTGAAAACATATGAAGGACATGTGAATACCGTGGGAGATCAAAAATCATGGGATATACCACAAAATGTACAATCTGAGATCACAAAACCTCCCGACGTAGAGATTTTAcaaggaagaagacaaaagaagaggcaTATACCTGTGACTGAATCAGTACCATTCAAATCTATCAAATGCAGTCGATGTAAACAAGTTGGGCATAATAGAACAACTTGCTTGTCTTCTCCAGCACCTCATCCATATTTAAAGAAACACACTGAAAAATACTCCAACCTTTAA